TTCATTAAGccattaaatgtatacatttttcatttctttattacaaGTTCAGCTGTTCATAACTCAGTTAATGCAgttttgaaatataatatatttatgatttCACTGATATTTTGTCAGCTTAAAATTTGCATTGCATGATCTCACAATGAAAAATTACTTGGCAAATGTATTAGTTTGgcatgtattttagttatactGAGATAGGTGTATTTAGAGACACGTCAGCAACAGTCCAACCAAAAGTGCTTGGTTTGtgaattttaaagggacagtttaatgtcccagacaGCATGACCAAAgagcaatacataataataataataataataataaaagtgcttATATGACACCTCTTCttccataaacaaaaaaataaaataatttcatgtaCTCAGACATATtatttactggttttttttccattttggtcatatcgtaataaaaaaaaatattaaaaaaatgtttatgacttttctttgaaaaatcttttagtcATCTACAAGGCTAATAAAAAACTGCTGAATGAATTCTAACATTTGTCCTGGGTTTAAAAATGttcaatgtttttgttgtttttacttgttttgcaagttatagggcaataaatgTGAGTAGCTTTTGCtatttgaaaacttttttttttttttaaatctggtcaTCTTGTGCCCATGTGCTATTTGAGACATTTTTGAAGCCAGCCAACTTAATCCACCTTCATACCATAtatctttgaaaactagacaccccagagcaTTTTATATGAGTGTATCTTAACTTTTTCCATACGGCACTtacggtgacatcctctccccaatcCTTCAGGAACACTGGTTAGTGAAGAACAATAAAAGGAACATTTTACACACGTTATTCTGTGTCACTTTGTGTACGTGAACAAAAGATCTATTCTTCTTCCTCTCTGAGGATATTAGGCATGCCACTTAACCTCAATGTCATCTGAATCTCACTTTCTTTGTAACATTAGAGTATCATTGGTAATCTATGGtcatttaaaatatgaataGGTACAAATGAAGTCCATGTATTATCATTATGTACAAGAGTGTGGCTGCTTCATTTCAGtgctgataaatgtaaaattatgcacCTGGCCCATAAAAATCCAAGGCATATCTGGTATTAGGAataccaggggcgtaactagacgcctcagggcccgggtgcgagaatctgttaagggcccccccacccccccacccccccacccccccccaaaaaaaacatgatttttacccaacaattttttttcaaaatatttaataaaataaaataaaaataaaataattaaatttacatattgaatcatatctgtaaaaaaatcaaagaaaaaggggcgcatgtacaaagggcataatcaaagaaaaaggggcgcatgtacatagggccccttttgtacatgcgctcctttttctttgaatacataaataatgtatggaagcatagcatagcagatatagatcaacagaataacacacaaacccagcattgcagatatagatcaaatagaattcacataaaaactctgcattaaaggtatatttaaaaccccctaaattataggcatagatcacaggttgcgcaccccaaaaccagccctggcctccacactgcccacatagaacctgaccagcacccagataacacacgtagggtttgccatctttgtccccaaacagcccatcctgtgcctggctggatggggacaaaggtgacactcgggagctgaacttgtgtgtctaatctatatataagtgtttatatatgtatatctatataaaaataaatctagaaatctccattttttaaagaaaaaaaactttatgcgttttgtccccctccacagacacacacatatatttatttttatgtttataattgaaataataatgaaataataatttaatgccatatacaatattttttttttaaaatacattattgtacCGACCTCCCTATTCCTTCCACTTTGGGGCCCTGATGAAGTGCTGATGGAGTGATAGATGAAGACTGCCGTTTTATTTTCAAACTGGATGTACGTGActgacacgacatccggtgctccagcagtctgtgtgATGGGGCAGAGCTTTCAGCCCTCATACAGCTCTTGTGGCACGATCCAGTGCTCCTGCAGTCTGtatgagggggcggagctttcacccctcatgctctATGTGATCCGGTGATCCTACACTCTGagcgtgagggggcggagctttcgccCCTCACGCTGCATCAATGATTAGGCGGCCGTCGCCAGCTCCGTGGCGCGGCttgccttatttaaaaaaaaaataataaaaaaaaaaaacataaaaaggtatcgggcggccccttggcttgggccccccttccACCGGGtcccgatttcgtgcggccccttggcttgagcccccctgccgccggggcccgatttcgtgcggccccttggcttgggcccccctgccgccggggcccgatttcgtgcggccccttggcttgggcccccctgccgccggggcccgatttcgtgcggccccttggcttgggcccccctgccgccggggcccgatttcgtgcggcccctttgcttgggcccctctgccgccggggcccgatttcgtgcggccccttggcttgggcccctctgccgccggggcccgatttcgtgcggccccttgggttgggcccccctgccgccggggcccggtcgcagtcgcgacccctgcgaccccggtaggcAGGGGTCACTAACAACATAGTATTCCTGGAATACTATGTTGTTAGTGACAGAGAAAACAGATTGTGGAGTAATTATTTTTGATGTACTAAATTAGTAAGCATGCAAATCCCAGGGCGTCTCTTTAAACACTCAGCAAGGAGGGGGCTTGTTTTCTACTTATTTCATGTGCAAGGAGGGAGGATGGGGGAATTGTTtagatatatttagatatatttagAAACAAGCAAAGCTGCTGAGTGTTTAAAGAGACACCCTGGGAGTAGGTCAGCACTAACTTAACTCCCTGAAGGAGAGGGTCCTGAAGGGGGCTAAGAGGGAGAAGGTACTCAGTGGTCATGCTGCACATGTGTAAGATTACACATTACTTTAgagcaaacatatttttatgcaaTGTTTTCATGTAGAACTTTTTTCGTATTGgggctttatatttttttcctgttttaaagTGCTCCATCATCAATATCCaatattattctgtttattacataaaatattttaaaatatgtatatattttggatGAGCATAATTTTTGCAGCTGtgaactgtaaaataaaaaaacattaagaacaGTACTGTGATCATAAACTTTCATTCTAGCAACTACATTTTTAAGTTTAAACTGATATTTAAGATGTTTCCTCATTGTAAAGAAGGTTCATAATTTCGTATCAGGGTCCTCTCCTCATAAGGACTTCTCTTATAAAGCAGGGAAGTCTGGCTTTCTTTATGTGGTATGATGGATAACCCATTTATTTAGTCATAATATGGTCTCTTAGCACAAGGGAGCTATAGTAACtactatttgttatttttgttgctattaaatattgaatatcatttacattttagGTAATCAAATGCAAGGCAGCAGTTGCATGGGGGCCTCACAAGCCACTGAGCATCGAGGAGATTGAAGTTGCTCCACCAAAAGCTCATGAAGTCCGCATTAAGGTTAAGATCTTTTCATGCGTTGATGTGCACCTGGGAAAAAATTAAGGGCcggaatataaaaatattaattatatatattaaatatattaattaatctGATACAAACAGAAGAAAGACTTAGTTTTAGATTTAATAACGAAATAGTTATGGCCACATGAAGGATATTTTGGAGAATGCGAGAAGGCAGTAAGCAATAACTGACCACATACAAAGCTCATTTTGACTGAGAGATTAAGGTGAAAGGAGAAACTGTACTATCTGTACTAGatctaatgatttattttatacagtgcaaaatattatttatactataCAGTATGACCACTACAGGAAAGTAAGCTTGCCTCATTGAAAtaattaattatcatttattattgtttgttttattgcttGTTCTTGTTAACTTCCTTTTTGTATAGGAGTTATATAtcttcattttattaatatgtatgcTTCTCTTTAATATAGATTGTTGCAACTGGGATATGCCGTTCAGATGATCATTTCCTAAGCGGTGCAATAACCGAAATCAAGTATCCAGTGATTTTAGGTCACGAGGGTGTTGGGATAGTGGAGAGTGTGGGAGAGGGAGTAACCGACCTTAAACCAGGTAAGACCAGCAGGAATATAACATATGAGAATAACAGTCCTGAACTCCTTAAAATGGCCATTCCACATAGGGGGGCTATTAGAATATCCACAGATAAGTGCTgccacatagaaacatagaaagtgacggcagataagaaccagtaggcccatccagtctgcccaacctctgagtactttcctttagtacttgcccttatcctatatctagcttggccttatgcctatcccatgcttgcttaaatgactttactgtattaacatctaccacttctgctggaaggctattccatgagtccactaccctttccgtaaagtaatattttctgatgttaccattaaacctttgcccctctagtttatgcttgtgtcctcttgttgtggtagtatttctccttttaaccccttcgttcccctatagacgtaccgggacgtccaaaaaacacccacaaagaaacccctatggacgtcccggtacgtccagccctttgtgcagcgtcagggacacatccctgccgctgcacgggagaccaggctgtcgtttgacagcctggactccccactgacagcagaagccggctttgcagatcgcctgtaacagcttccggcatgaaagccggtaagctgttaccggtaaactgcccgatcgcgcagtttcaaacgcgcgatcgggcattcccttccgggttgcgtcactgctgacgtaacccggaaggtcatcggaggacaggatatcccctgcggggatatcctgccctccgatgaggcacagagacgctacgatctctatgcaggtctgtgaggacctgcatagagatcacagtgtgatcggtgcagggggatcgcggggaggggagtgagagaccatctctctcactccccctcccgtcctgaaagagaaaagcagaaaaaaaaaaagttaattcatttaaaaaataatattaaataaatcattaaaataataatataaataatacaaaaaaaaattataatgtgagctgtgatgtcactgtgacatcactggcatgttcagaaggtccctaggaggacctcttaccattactgtgtaaaaaaaaaaatataaaaaatacaaaaaaatgtaaaaaaattaaaataaaaaaaaattaaaaaaataaatataaaaaaagataataaaaaaaattcttaaaaaaaccttacatcccattgccctagcataacatctagccagtataaccctcctgcccccgttcacaacccccaaaccggttaagccataggcataaaaattatacaaaattgtatacctaatagtatgctccctggtgctgggaaagtctggaaaatctatataaattaggtatttctgaaatcaggacacctgaattgataaacttggaggggattttccatcactttacctaattttgtgaggattcagagggaaaatgtaaaaaaaaaatagtttatttttctaatcttcgctagtttttactaaatttctcattctaaattttcagctaatcatccaactatggtatcaaacgaaagctctatctctccttgaaaaaacaatatatagtttacatgggtacactattcacaggaacagagaataatcgcaaaaccgacataccccaaaaatggcaaaattgctctgggctttgaggtatcaaaaacccctgggattgaaggggttaaataaactatcttcctttacctttttgattccctttaagtatttaaatgtttctatcatatcccccctgtcccgtcttttttccaggctatataggttaagatcctttaacctgtcctggtaaggtttatcttgtaatccataaaccaactctccaacatttctatatccttctggagatacggtctccagtactgtacacaatactccaagtgaggtctcaccagtgatctgtacaacggcatgagcacttccctctttctactgccaatacctctcgctatacaaccaagcattctgctagcattgcctgctgctctactgcattgtctgcctacctttaaatcctcagaaataattacccctaaatccctttcctcacacgttgaggttaggacagtatcaaatattctatactctgcccttgagtttttatgccccaggtgcattactttgcatttatccacattaaatgccaattgccacagctctgaccatttctCCAGTTTACATAGattgtttgccatttggcttcttcctccaggaacatcaaccctgttgcaagtttttgtgtcgtcagcaaataaacatacctttccattaagaccatctgcaatatcactaataaagttattaaagagaatgggtccaagtacagatccctgaggtatcccactggtaacaagaccttgttctgaatatacaccattggctacaaccctctgttgtctgtcactcagccactccttaatccattcaacaacattgggatctaaactcagagattgcagtttatttataagtcttctatgtgggacagtgtcaaaggccttactgaaatccagatatgcaatgtctactgcaccaccttgatcaattactttagtcacccaatcaaagaaaatcaataagatttgtttggcaagatcttcctgaggaaaacccatgttgtatttgatcttgaaacccatgtgacgtcagatgttcaacaatcatttcctttaacatagtttccattaatttccccactacagatgtaagacttactggcctgtagttgcccgactcctccctactgcagtttttgtgaatgggcacaacattcgctactttccaatccccagggacaacttccgttaccaatgattcgttaaatatatcagttaacggttttgctagtacaccccaaagcttttttaataacttggggtgtatcctatcaggccccatcgacttatttgtctttaccttagacaactgaagtagaacctccgcctcgataaactgacatatttcaaatgattcagtcttctttcccaactgaggtcccattccttcattttcatctgtaaaaactgaacagaaatattcattgaggcagtcagctaaacctttatcctcttctacatacattccttttgttttaatgtaactaatccttgtttaactttccttttctcatttatatatctaaaaaatgttttatctccattttttactgagagggcaattcgctcttctgcatgtgatttggcagctcttataactttctttggctctttctgcctaattttatagatctgtctatcttccttactttgggtatttttgtatctactaaaggctaacttcttgtcttttacgattttggccacttctgcagagtaccacagtggtttctttaattttttactcttagtgaccagcctaatacaattttctgttatcttcaataatacagcttttacaaaatcccatttctcctgaacgccatttaaattgtgccagtctgataatgactcctctatacatattctcattttagaaaagtcagcttttctaaaatctaaaacttttgtttttgtgtggtgtgactcagtcactgttcgtatattaaaccacacagactgatgatcactagatcccaaactttcacctacagtaatatctgttaacaaatctccatttgtgaacactaaatccaatatggcctccttacgagttggttcctcaactacttgttttaaagataatcccagtaaggagtttagaatatccgcactccacAACCAGcgactttcgttttccagttcacatcagggagattaaagtcacccatgattataacatcccccttcactgtcattttagctatttcctccactagtagattcttctacttgtcctgggggtctataaatcacacctatgcgtgttactttacttttgtcaaattgtactgtaacccaaaccgactctaagttttcctcaccaacttgtattaagttagattttatgtaatttttcacatatagggccacccctccccctttcttgccctttctatataaagagtaccccggtattgatatgtcccagtcgtttttctcattataccatgtctcagtaacagccactatatcaacattctcagttgccacaactgttacaagttcatggatcttattccctaaactgcgagcatttgtagacatgacgtttagcttgtcatttaacaccgatgctgcaTGAGTACATTTTACTCATGTAGAGAGAGTAAAAAGAATGTTATCTGTCATTTTGGTTTTCTCTGAAAAACTGTGTTTAAACATTTATGGAAAAACTACAGTTGCCAAAAAATAGAGTCCTGTCATTCCCATTAGCTATCCTTTAGGTATCACATCACAGCAGTCAGACACCTGCTCAAGCATGTCAAACAGCAAAGTTTTAAAGCTCTTAATATCACGTAACAGCCACAATGTTTAGTGAGTGGGAGTGAGTGTTATTGAgtgaggtgttttgtgtgatgGGACAGATGTGTTATGGGAgtgaggtccctttaaacttgAAGATCTTGAAGGTAATGCCCTTGGGTTGCCAGAGatgggttattttttaaaaaggataAGCTAATTTAAGAAGCATTCCATAGTAGTACATAATATATACGGAATGTCTATTAAGAacagcatttttaaaatattttgtaaaaagctgttttaaaaaaagtgttctaAGTCAATTATTTGtatgcttttatttatgtaatttatttatttttttggatgctTTTTTGGCATTgatcatatttttttccttttaggaGACAAAGTAATTCCACTCTTTGTTCCTCAATGCAGAGAATGCAGATGCTGTAAAAGTCCAAATAGCAACTTGTGTTACAAAAATGAGTATGTGTTTTCATTATctattttttcaacctgccaatatacagtggggcaaaaaagtatttagtcagccaccaattgtgcaagttctcccactgatgagagaggcctgtaattttcaccataggtacacttcaactatgacagacagaatggggggaaagaatacaggaaatcagattgtaggatttctaatgaattcattggtaaattcctcggtaaaataagtatttggtcacctacaaacaagcaagatatctggctctcgcagacctgtaacatcttctttaagagtctcctctgtcctccactcgttacctgtattaatggcacctgtttgaacttgttatcagtataaaagacacctgtccacaacctcaaacagtcacactccaaaccccactatggccaagaccaaagagatgtcgaaggacaccagaaacaaaattgtagacctgcatcaggctgggaagactgaatctgcaataggcaagcagcttggtgtgaagaaatcaactgtgggagcaattattcgaaaatggaagacatacaggaccactgataatctccctcgatctggggctccatgcaagatctcacccgtggtgtcaaaatgatcacaagaacggtgagcaaaaatcccagaaccacacggggggacctagtgaatgacctgcagagagctgggaccaaagtaacaaaggctaccatcagtaacacactacgccgccagggactcaaatcatgcagtgccagacgtgtccccctgcttaagccagtacatgtccgggtccgtctgaagtttgctagagagcatttggatgatccagaagaggattgggcgaatgtcataccaaggtagaactttttggtagaaactcaacttgtcgtgtttggaggagaaagaatgctgagttgcatccaaagaacaccatacctacggtgaagcatgggggtggaaacatcatgctttggggctgtttttctgcaaagggaccaggatgactgatccgtgtaaaggaaagaatgaatggggccatgtattgtgagattttgagtgaaaacctccttccatcagcaagggcattgaagatgaaacgtggctgggtccttcagcatgacaatgatcccaaacacacggcccgggcaacgaaggagtagcttcgtaagaagcatttcaaggtcctggagtggcctagccagtctccagatctcaaccccatagaaagcctttggagggagttgaaagtccgtgttgcccagcgacagccccaaaacatcactgctctagaggagatctgcatggaggaatggtccaaaataccagcaacagtgtgtgaaaactgtgacatttatgtaggattggtggtggaagggaggtatgtttctcctagattccttacaggtactgcattcaaccatgaaagtcaatggagcccagctttcttatcacaatgtgattagtaaaatatataccgtattggctcgaatataggccgcactttttccccccactttaagactttaaagtgggggtgcggcctatattcggggtctagtgcccgacgcccgggacttgcggggcgccggcgggggacatctacgcaatacaacttccggttgtatacgcgtattgcgtagatgccccccgccggccccgcaagacacccgggagtctgctccggtaagtcgggggggcagagtggcatatctcgggggggaggaggaggaggacagtggcagcatatcggggggaggaggacagtggcagcatatctcgggggggggacagtggcagcatatctcggggggggcagtggcagcatatcttctCGGGGGGTGGAGGACAGTggctgcatatctcgggggggaggacagtggcagcatatctcggggggggagagacagagtggcagaatgtttttttttttttttggtgcttttttaaagaaaaaaaatttttctttaaaaaagcaccaaacttttagggtgcggcctatatacgggggcggcctatatccgagccaatacggtatataaaaaataaagaaaaaaaagcttaaaaaaaaaagtggtaacacttaaaaataatactgcattagaggaaccatccaattatagcaaaatgtaaaaaagtccaacaagaataaaataatgaaaaaaaaagaacgtttattattatgagcaagtgctaaaattagcgttCAAAGATAGcccataggcacagactgaccaaaatggggaggggggaagcgcacttcccaaatgtggccttttagcccccaaacaccagacaaacccttgccaaagggtacaaaaagtaaaaaacagcctggtccttaaggggttaagtgagtTGAGctagctttaaccccttctcaCCTCCAATGCTCCTAAAACCGATGCTGTAGGCACAAAGCAGACTGTGATCcctagaatataaaaaaagaagccattgattttttccttctaaaatatttatattttttttaaatagtgttgGTAAATATATCGGATTGATGGCAGATGGCACCAGCAGATTTACCTGCAGAGGGAAGCCGGTTTATAACTTCATATCGACTAGTACTTTCACCGAATATACTGTGGTTGATGAAATTGCTGTTGCTAAGATAGATGACAATGCTCCTTTGGATAAAGTCTGCTTATTGGGCTGTGGGTTTTCGACAGGCTATGGCTCTGCTGTGAAGATAGCACAGGTAAGTACTTCTTGtactgttatttttatgtgatatatataattgatttacaaacatgaaaacaaaaagaCCCATGACATGGCTTGTGACTAAAGGGGATATAAAGTaccatatatatgtaaatatagttGGTGCTGATTAAGTGCACTTCGGAAAACCTTTTAGAAATTTGTATGGACTTCTTGCCAATCTCAATTTATTATACTTTAAATGAATGATAACTCTCAAAGTCAATgcttatttgcaaattattcattattattcatcATTTAATTAGTCTgatatttatttgcttaatttCTACATATAATTGGCAAACAAATTAATGACCTGAGACATTTCAACATACCGGTAATTTAGAAACATGCAAGAACAGGGCCAAGACTAGGGTCAGTAAGGCCTGACTGGAAGAATTTTTTGGTGCTCACAGGTGGGTATATTGCTTACTCCTCTTACTCTTATAAAACTTCTAACCACCCACAATCTCTATGGCAACCACTCCACCCCTGCAGCACAGCGGGAGACCTGGActcttctctctggcagccggttaacatctgtgtgatgcgcacagacaacctctgctgctgctcgaACCTTCGGCAGGTGCTTCTATGTcagagcaccagcgtgacatgaccttccagtgctcagtcataaaggcggaagtgccaggtagcagcggaggttgtctacgagcatcgcgcagacattcaccggtTGCTCCctctagacaccagggagtctgaagcatgggggacaagtctggggatgaattggtataaggcatatagggagtataaggcatatctaggggcagagtggcatataggtgggcagagtggcaagctgggggcagatgtgcataactgggggagggacaggttggcaaataaaaggaaatgaaaacaagaaatacattgttctcaatcattgtttttattaaatatgaaaaaaagtttacatgtgaattaatatttactagtaaaacttttttcctatagggtagtctaaattaatattcatattttaaggGGGTTgacttataatcagggtcgtcttctaatcgagcaaatacggtaatgtcCAGTAACCTTGGTCCCTTGTGCAGCTGctattaaataaagtataatctCTTCATAGTTTACTTAACAAGATCATACAGATAGTTAAACAGTAACCCTGCAAGTATGACTGGGAGGAAACTTAGCAAATCTCTGACTACCATTTTATTCTTTGATTAacctttatatgtataaatgcaaTTCTTTACAGGTTAAGCCTGGCACTACATGTGCCGTGTTTGGGTTGGGAGGTGTTGGCCTCTCTGTAGTTATTGGATGCAAAGCAGCCGGGGCTTCCAGAATCATTGGTGTTGATCTGAACAGTAGTAAGTTTGCAAAAGCAAAAGAATTGGGAGCTACTGAATGTGTCAACCCAAAGGACCACAATGAGCCCATCGAAGAGGTTCTGGCAAAGATGACTAATGATGGAGTGGACTATTCTTTTGAGTGTATTGGAAGCACTGCAGTCATGGTTAGTGACATTATACAATATTATCAATGATGtttgtgcacattttttaataagat
The DNA window shown above is from Spea bombifrons isolate aSpeBom1 chromosome 1, aSpeBom1.2.pri, whole genome shotgun sequence and carries:
- the LOC128486942 gene encoding alcohol dehydrogenase 1-like, whose translation is METAGKVIKCKAAVAWGPHKPLSIEEIEVAPPKAHEVRIKIVATGICRSDDHFLSGAITEIKYPVILGHEGVGIVESVGEGVTDLKPGDKVIPLFVPQCRECRCCKSPNSNLCYKNDVGKYIGLMADGTSRFTCRGKPVYNFISTSTFTEYTVVDEIAVAKIDDNAPLDKVCLLGCGFSTGYGSAVKIAQVKPGTTCAVFGLGGVGLSVVIGCKAAGASRIIGVDLNSSKFAKAKELGATECVNPKDHNEPIEEVLAKMTNDGVDYSFECIGSTAVMVSALMSCHFGCGTCVIVGVSPSSAKVSFDPLLVLTGRTIKGAVFGGFKSKDEVPKLVSDLMANKYSVDGLITHRLPFDKINEGFRLLREGISIRTILEF